Genomic DNA from Canis aureus isolate CA01 chromosome 32, VMU_Caureus_v.1.0, whole genome shotgun sequence:
GGCGGCCTGGGTTTCACCTCAGGGAGCCTCCCCCACGCTGCCGCCCCTCCTGCTGGAGGTAAAGGGCAGGGGCTGAGGCCAGGAACCAGGCCTACCTCTGAGCAGGTCTTGCGCAGAGGTCCCCTGCCTCAGCAGGGCCTGATTGGAGGACGAGACGATGGCTTTGAGCTCCTCAGCCCGGGACACGTACTGCCCCACCTGCAGGCGGTGAGGGGCTGAGGAGAGGCTAtccccccagccccactcctgcctcacctgcacccacctcccaAGTTCTCCCTCCGCGTCCCTGGTGGCTGCCCCAAGCTGTGACGTCCGGGGGCTGCAGCGGCGGGCCTGGGCCTCCCTGGGAGAGTCTGCCTCTCGGCTGCAGGAGAGCCAGGCTGCGGAGATCCCGGGATGGCGCCAGTTTCCTTTGGGAGACGCCCTCACCCACCTTTGCCTTGATCGCTTCCTTCCGTTGGGCATCCACTTCGTCTGCAGAGAGCGGGGGTTATGTGAGGAGTGCCCGCCGCGCCCCAAATCCTCTGGAATCCTCAAAAGGACCCAGCGTCACGTTTACCCTCCACAAAATCCTGGGGGGCAAGGGGGCTGCCTCTGGCGCCCACCCGGTGCAGCTGCGGCCGCCCCACCACTGCTGACCCGGCCCCGCGCACTCACAGTGCAGCGCGGGCACGAAGAAGTCCAGGGCTTTGCAGTAGAGCGATAAGGCGGCCGCGGCGTCCCCGTCCTGGTCCTTCTTCACAGCCTGCACCACCAGGGCGGTCTGGGGGACAGGAAGATCAGGAGTCAGGCCACCCCCATGCCCACCATGAACAGAGAAGGGCAGATCCTCTGTTCACCGCCTAACGGGGCTGCTGagcgccccacccccgccctcatTCCACCCCGTCCCGCTGGCCTGCGTACTGCTCGTGCCAGGCTCTCCCCACTGGGCATGTGCTCCAGGTCCACCCAGGGGTGGGCAAAGAAGTCCTGGAAGGAGATGCGACGGTTGGGGTCCCGCTCCAGGAGCCGCTGCAGCAGGTCCCGGCAGTCTCGGGAGAGTGGGGGCCGCAGAGGGAGCTACGGGGTGGGGAGACCCATCACGCGGGGCTCTAGCACCTCAGCTCCCAGCCTGCGCCCCTGTCAGGACCCCCTGGTCTGGGGTCGCCCCAGAGGTCCACCTGTGCAGGTGGAGAACCCGAGCCTCGGGAAGAACAGTGACAGGACAAGGTGATGGAGCCGGTGGAGGGCCACGCCCTCACCAGAAGCCTTGGTGTCGCAGAACCCTGGTTATGggtccttctcccctccctggatCACTCCTGGGAAAGCTGGGCCTGGCCTGCTCTGCTCTTCTCCCACAGGGACCCGCACAATAATCgggggatggggagggcaggccctctgctccctcccGTGAGCCGGTCTGGGCTCCCAGAACCCTAagcctccacctcccctctggagCTTGTCCCCGCACACAGGGCCACCCGGAGCCCATGCCCCGGGCTGTGCAGGTGGCAGTGAGGGCTCTAATCTCAGGGCCGGGCAGGTTGCCAAGGCCCTCCAACACGTACCTCGATCACCCGGTTGCTCCGGATCTTCTCTTCCAGCTCCGTGAATGACCTGGAGGCAAAGGGGGGCTGCCCGAAGAGGGCTTCTgtggaagggaggcagagggcaggctggggggGGACAGGGTCAAGCCTGGCCCGGCCCACtcctgggggcggtgggggggaccCGCAGGGTCACGTGGGTTAGCACCCTTCAGGAGTGGCCCGGTGAGGCCTTCCCTGAGGATACGCGGTGGAGGCCCCAGttggggccagggccagggctctCACCATACAGGATGACCCCCACGGACCACAGGTCCACCCGGGCGTCGTACTGCCGCTGACACACCATCTCGGGGGCCATATAGAGGGGGGAGCCACGGAGCACATGCTTCTCGTCCCAGGGAGACATGTGCTGTGCAAAGCCAAAGTCTGCGGGCAAGAGGCCAGGCAGCAGGGCCCCAATTCTAGCTGCTGCCGCTCCTGCCCCTAAAGCCTCCCCTGGGTCCAGGGCAGGGCTCCTCCCCACCTGCAGGCTCACCAGGATCAAGCCTACTCTGTAGCCTCTGCTCACACCCCTTCTCTCCAGATTAGCCTAGAACACCCTCCTACACCTTCCTCTGGGAGCTGGAACAAATTCCACCCACCCCGCATAGCCCTCTCTGGGGATCTTTTTCCAGGAAGGCCACCCTGATTGCCCTAGCTATGAGGCTAGGGCCCAGTAGGGCCTAGAAGATGAGAGTTTACCTTGCTTTCTGGCCTCCCAGGCTCAAGTCCATTCTTCTCCAAGTCCCGTCAGGGGCCAcagccacctcctcccccacctcccaccctccagcACTGCCAGACTGAGCCCATCCTGTTGTCACACACGAAGTCTCGACCCTGACCCGAGACTGAGGCCTGACCCCGTCCAGTGCACTGCTGGAGTCACGCGTGGGGAGCCCGAGAAACGTCCTGCCTTTTGGTGGTGGGGCccatctctctctgcatctcccagCCCATCACTGTTTGATGACTCAACAGAGAGTGCCATGAGAACAGGGGCTGCTGAGCGAGCCCGGGCAGAGGGAAGCCTCTGCACACCCACCCTCCAAACCTCATCCCTGCTGTTCTAGACTCACACCTGCCAGTTTAAGGTGGGGCTTCTCCAAGGAGCTCAGCAGAATGTTCTGTGGCTtcagatccaggtgagagatATTCTGTTCATGCAGGAACTGCAGGGCACTAGCTGGGGAACAAGGCCCACCCAGAGAAACAGGTCAGAGGAGcccaccctcccctgcctctGACCCCTCCCCTCAGCCTTCCATCTGCCCCTTCAAGCCTGCCCAGCCTGACCTCGGCTCTTTAACACTTAAGGATCAGGTTCCTGCCACTTCTAAGAATTTGCCCCCCAGCACCCTGGACCCCTGcatgtcccctccccctcctagGAGCCTCCCCAGCCCTTGGGGTCTCTTCGTTTTCCTTAGCCAAGTACTTGAGTCTACCCCCGGGCCCTGGGACATGCTAGAGTTCCTTATGGAAACCGGGATTCCCCCCACAGGAGGCggcggagggtgggggggcttctctctccacctctcgtGGCACCCCGAGGCCAGGGATAGGCACACGGGAAAGACCGGGCCCTAACCGTCCAAGCTGAGACAGAGACAAGTGCGAGGGGTCAAGGCGGGTCGGGGCAGGGGTCACAGGAAGGGGTGTCGGGCGGGGTCAGAGGCTTTACCCAACTGCTGCATGAAGACGCGAGCCACCTTCTCGGGCAGAAGCCTGCGGGTGTGGATGAAGCGGGACAGGTCGCCCCCTGCGCAGAACTCCATGATGAGGTAGATGTGGTCGCTGTCCCACTGCGCGACAGGCAGACGGCAGCTGGAAGGGGGCGTCCCTCCAGCGCCCTGtggggcccccccaccccgggcgcgCACCTGGAAGTCTCGGAGCTGCACGATGTGCGGGTGTCGAATGCCCTTGAGGATCTCGATCTCCGTCAGGAGGTTCTCCACCGAGGCCTTGTTCAGGCTCTTCTTGGCCACGCACTTTATGGCTACGACCTCGCGGGTGTCCTTCTGGGGCGGCAGGTCCGAGGGCTCGGGCACAGCCGGTGCCCGCcgacccccccccgccccgtgcggGCTCCCAGCGCGGGTCTCAGGCCCGCGGGGCACCGGCTTCGGGAATCCCCGCCTCCGCACCGAGCTGCGCCCCGGGGGCCCCTCCGCCGCCGGCCTTCTGGAACCGcggcccagccccctcccagcGCCGCGTCCGCCCCGTGCGGCGCCCGCTCCTCGGCCGCTCGCGGGGCCCCCGGGCCTCCGCCCGCCTCGACACACCGGGCTGTGCGGCCGCGtgcagcccccgccgccccccgcgccgcccacCTTGGCGTAGGCCTTGTACACGGTGGCGTACGTGCCGCTGCCCAGGCGCTCGGTGAGGATGAAGCCGTCCAGCCGCGGGGGCCCCCAGCCGGGCCCCGCcatccccgcgccccgcgccccgcgcccgcgcccgcgcccgccgcttCCGGCCGCCCCGCTCCCGGGCTCCACGCCGCCCCCAGCGCCGCCCGCCGGGACTGCAGCGCGCTGGGCGGGGCtctgcccccggccccgcccccgccgcacgcggccccgcccccggccccgcccccgccgcacgcggccccgccccccggccccgcccccgccgcacgcggccccgccccgccccgcccccgcggcctccGCGAATCCCGGGGTGGGCGCGCCCTGGCTGGTCTCCGCGGGCCCGAGGCCGGCAGCCGTGGCCGCCCGCGGGAATCCCATCCGGGCTGTAGGGCTCACGGGAGGGGCAACGGCGGGGAGCGCGGCTGAGCAGCTGCGCGGGCTGGCGTCCGAGTCGCGGAGGCTCCCCCAAGGGCCCCGCCCGCCCAGAACCGTGGGACGAGACGGAGCTTTTGGCCGAGTAGCCTCGGGAGGCGGCTTGGGGGCTCCAGGCCGGCGGAGCAGGGCCCAGAGGCGGCACCCTGACCTGACCGCCTCCTCTCGTGCAGGCTCCGTgggcctccccatccccccaagtATACCAGACAGGGGGATCCGTGTTGTCTGAAAATGTCGTTTTTATTTAAAGCACAAAAATCGAGACAGAACATATACATTTGTACACGGGGGAAAAAATACCAGAAAGTTTACAAAACCTTGATCACTGCCACGGCCTTCGGCGGCTCTGGGGCTGGGCGGGCTGGCAGTCCGCGCGCCGCGTCGGAGTGGGCCCCAGGTGCCAGAGGCAGGCAGTTGGCCAGCTTTTTGAAAAGTGCCCTCAGTCCACACACCCACCCCTGTATGCAGCCTTCCGAGGACAGGGTGCAGGGCTTATCTGGGGGCTCCAGGTGCCCATCCCACAGACACGCCCACGGAATTACCAGGGCCAGTGACAGGAGACAGGTTCGGCTGGGGGTGTGGGCGGACCATCCCATAAGTGGCTCTGGGTCCAGCAAGAGGGTACAGTCCTGGAATGTTTCTCCGGCCCTCCCGAAGAATCCTATTGCTGAGGGTGGAAGGCAGAGCAGGGAAGAAGCCGAGGCCTTGGCAAAGGGCTGCTGTTCCTCAGGAGGAGAGGAAATCAGGATAAACAGGGCCAAACCACAGCAGGACAGTCAGACTCCACCCTGCCAGACAACTGCCAAAGGCTGGGCAGGACCACCTGGGGTCAACGTCTTCTATCCCTCCCATCCCCAAATCCCAGGCAAGCCCACTGCACATTCAGTACGTCCATGGAGGGGAGGGCTCAGAGAGGCCCCAAGGGGCACACATGCCACCCATActgggggcaggtgcaggggacaCTGATCGGCTCTAAATCTGTGAGAAACATAAGGCAGGGAAGAGCCTACAGGTGATGCCCGAGGCTTTGGAGGCCTAGAGACCACCTCAGAGTAATCTGGGGAACAGAGCTTTCCATCCACCTGGACTGGAGCTCATCTAAAGAGGAGCCCTTGGGCGACTACCCCAGCCTGGGCAGGAAGGTAGAGGCAGGATTGTGGATGCCACAGGCTGGGTCCGTGGAGCCAGTTTCAGGCTAGGCGTGCTGGGGAGGAGTGGAGCCCCAGGAACCCGGCAGAAATAAGACTCCAGCTGGCACAGGTCCAGGTCAGCTGGTGATTCCaagtgtgcacatgtatgtgcacatgcgtgtgtctgtgtgtgtatgtgcgtgcgtGGGGGGGTGAACTTCATTCCCACTGCTTCGAATCCTACCAAACCACCACCAGAgaagacagcttttttttttcttttctcttctgtaaaaaaaaaaaaaaaaaaaaaaagccctgtccCTCCCTCCGCTTCCCTTGGGCAAAATGGGAGAGCTGGTggctgaggaaggaggaaggacccCGGCAAGACCCTCCCTGGGTCTGTGCTGAGCATAACCATTGTTTAAGGCACCCACGGCAAGTGCAGCTAGAAGGCAGCGAGAGAAAAGGctggggcagagaaggagagtcAGGACTAGTTCCCTTGGAAGGCTCCCCGGGCAGCAGAGGAGGCAGCGCTGCGGAAGGTCCTGTTGCTGAAGATGCCCTGGGAAAACTCCTCCTGGGCCTGCTGGAAGCTGGCCCCCGTCCGGCGGTACAGGGAGTGCACCTGCGGAAAGAGGCTGCGGTGAGAAGTGCACCCTGGATGCCCACTTGATCTCCTACCCAGAGCCTTGGTGACAGTCACTGGACCTCTGGGACTCGGGGAGAGGGGAGCGACTGCCTCCAGTGATGGGCATCCCCGAGGCGGAGGCTGGAGAGAGCTGCCCCAGTGCCCACCACTCACCCGCTTCAGAAGGAAGAGTGAGAGCACGGCACACAGGGTGAAGAAGCCAGCCACCACCATCATGATGATCGACACAGCCAAGTGGTCTTGCTTCAGTGTAGACAGGGCTGCGATCCAACCACTGCAAAGGGAAGAGGAAGCCAGAGAGGACACAGTGGGAGTAGGCCCCAGAGGTCCTCTTCTCTAAGTGGCCACTGTAGGCTGACCAGccaccagccaggcacctccctgCAGCATAGAGCCATGGGCCAGAAGCCCTTGGCCTGTGAAGGCTGAGAGGCCCCACGCTGCCCCCAGACAGGAGTAGTATGGGGGGCGAGGAGGGGGGCTTTTCCTGCTGTTACAAGGGCAGATGGAAAGCTGGGCTGCTAACTTCCAAAGGCTCACCCCCTGGGGAAAAGGAATACTGGCCAACCCATTACACTCATCCTGTATCACCTCAGCTCCTCCCACtgagggcccagggcagcccctctGCCTCCCGTCATTCATGTCACCTTCCTGAACCCCGGGATCCTTACCTATAAAAGGGGATATtttcacacttcctgatttaaaaacttactacaaagccaCAATTCTCAAAATAGTGCACTACTGGCACAaggacatatagatcaatggaaaagaaccGAGTCCAGAAACACGCCAATATGTCTACCATCAACTGATCCTTGACGAGGGTGCCAAGACCACTACATGGAGAAAGAacactcttcaacaaatggtgctggacaTGCACATGCAAAACCATGAAGCTGGACCTTGACTTCAGCTACACAAAAATCAACCCCAGATAGATCAGAGACACCTAATATGAGCTAAAACCAGAACACTGGGCAGCTCGTGTGGATCAGCGGTTTACTgtcgcctttagcccagggcgtgatcccagggtcctgggatcgagtcccatgtcaggcttcctgcatggagcctgcttctccctctgcctgtgtctctgcctctctctctgtgtctctcatgaataaataaataaaatcttaaaaaaataataaaaataaaactagaacacttagaagaaaacagtttACCCTCCATGACTTTGGATTTGGCACTGGTTTAGATAGGACAGTGAAAATGCAAGCAACAAAAGaatagatttcatcaaaatttaaaacttttgtgcatcaaaggacactatcacaAGAAtgaaaaggggagggggaaatgTGTTAATCTGATAagctagtatccagaatatataaagaactcaacaacaaaaaaagcaacccCATTACTAGAGaaagacctgaatagatattcCTTACATATGGCCAAAAAGTACATAAAAGATGGccaacatcattaattattcaGGAAATGtcaatcaaaaccacagtgagagggGTATCTaggtaggtggctcagtcagtcggtCTTGAGTTGTGggtttgggccccatgttgggctccatgctgggtgtggagcctacttaaaaacaaaaacaaaaacaaacaaacaaaaaaaaccatcaCAGTGAGATTTACCTCCAGGTTGAGAACAAAACACAATAAGCATTGGTGAGGTTGTGGCAAGACAAGAACCCTCACATGCGGCCAATGGACATGTTAAAGAAAACATGGTGCAGCCACTTCAGGAAACCGTGGCTGCCCCGCCCCATGtcttaccacatgacccagcaattctactccagATACGTACCCAAAAGAACCAAAACCAGATATTCAAAGACTTTTATAAAATGTTCATACCAGCACTATTCGCAACAGgaaaaaggtggaaacaaccccaGGCTCTGTCTAGTGATGAGCAGATAAGCGGATGGATGATTAttccagaaaaagagaagtaCTGATCCGTGTTACAACATCACGATGAGAAAGGCTGGGCGCAACAAGCCGCCACACATTGCAtggttccatttacatgaaatggcCACAGAGAAGCCCCGTCACTGCCCGGGGCTCAGGGGAGGACTGCTGAGTAGTACAGTCTCCTTTGGTGTGACACAAATGTGCTGGAACCAGATAGAGGAAAGGGCTGTGTAACATTGTGGATCTACTAAACACTgcttaattttttactttaagatGGTTGAAGtggtcaataaaataaattttatcttctgtgtACTTTATAATCATCAAGATGGGgttccagccagccagccatggGGGTTGGGAAGGGAGGTGAGGAAGGCCCtgggaagctgggggctgcagagCTCCTGAGGAAGCCTGGcggggcaggggtgagggctgAGCAGGGGGTGGGCTGGGACCAGAACTCAAGCCTGCTGAATGCGGGTCAGGAACAAACAGCACTTAGGCCACAGCCTGTCTTCCAGGATCTCACTGAGGATAGTGAGGAATGGCATTCTCAGAGAGAAAGGGGCCAGCTTAGAAACAGCAGGGCGAGCCGGATGAGGGGTAGCGGGAGAGCAGGGTGCATGCTCCAAGTGCAAGGTGAGTCAGTCCCCTCCCTCCGCTCTGGGTCGGCCAGCTCCACTGGAGGGTGGGGACCAACGTAGTACAGCTCTTCCAGCCTCGGGCTCTCAGCCAAGTGGCAGCCCGACCTTTCTGTCATGTTCCCTGTGCACTGGGGCAGAAAGGAAAACATCAACCAGCAGCTTTTCTTTTTGAGGCTAATTTAGAGCTGAGGACTACGGCACCCAGGAAACTCAAGCCAGCTCCATGCTCAAAGCAACCTGGGAGAGGCTAGGGCTCCAGCTCCTGACATTACAGGGTCTCTAGACAAAGTCACGGCACAGAGTCCGCAAAAGGCCAGGGCTTCCGTTGGCAGCTGCCCAAACCCGAGGGCTCGCCTGGGGCCTCCAGAAGTAGCACCAGCCTCTGGGAGGGCGcggcaggagcagaggaggatGCAATCCACCACAGGACAGAGCCCTGCTAGCCTAAGGGTGCAGGGCAAGTCCACCCACAAAACCCCAGAGAGTGGTGAACAGGCAAGGCAGCAAGTGACAACCGATGAAGAGTCAGAGGAGCCCAGGAGAGGACGCCAGCCAGCCCGCCCCCTCCTGGCCAGGGGGGGAAGGTCCTCTGGGACGGGAGCCAGGAGACAGGGCGAGAGAGGCCAGGCCACCTGGAAAGCATCATTCCCTCGTGGTGCCCCAGCTCTCACCTGTCCCCCAGGCCAGGGATGCCAACCAACTGGATGATATAGATCACTATTTgacaaaaaaatatgaagaagaacACGAAGAAGCTGAAAGAGTTGTCGGACCTGTGGAGAGAGGGGGAAATTGGAAGTCACAAACGGGCTCGGGGCTTACTCCTCAGCATTCCTGATTCCGCATGGCACAGGGAGCCAGGAGGCAGGATGGGAGTGCAGAAGAGCTCCTGGGGACCAGACACACTGTCCAGGGGACATAGACATCTATAATCATAATCAAAAAGGGCTTGTCACTCTTGCTCTTGTCACTCAGTTTAAGAGATCGTGGTTGACCCCTTAACCAAAGAGCTAATAAAGTTGCTTCCCAGAGGACAATATTAAGAGGGGTCCATTTCCCGGAGTACAGATTTGTATTTCATAAAAGGAAATCTATGCCAAAGGTATAAATACCTAATTATAAAACCATTGGCCAGAAAAGTTATTCGGGGGGCGCAGAATTCTCAACTGAACCACCGTCTCCAGGTCCTCAGGGCTGggacactgcctgccgagtgcaTGGGAGGGTTCAGCCActgccctgccccatccctgggGCCTGCTAGGCTCCCAGGCCCTAAATGAAAACATCAACTCAACTTGGAGGCACGCTTCCACAAGCCCTAGGGGTGTGCGAGGTAGACCCACAGTCCAGTGTCCATTCTAGGTCAATCACTTGGCACTCAGTGAGCTCAAGCGAGTTCctgaggaggtggaggaggggcgcACACAAGCTCCCAGTGATAAGCCATGGAGAGCTTATCAAAGTCAGACCTCCTTGGAGCTGCATGCCTGAAAGCTGAAGGGGGGGTGAAGAAGCCCATCCGTCTGAAGTCCTAATGCATCAGACTTAGGCATGGGAGCGGCGGGGGCACAAGGCAGGCTGCGAATCCCTCTCCAGGTCTCCCCTGCTAGTCCAAGGACACTGTCCAGAGCAGACCCAGGCACAACTCAGGAAAATGGCTCCTGACCTCCATCTGCTCtactgtgggtgggaatgggaAAGTGGATTTCCCTACCACCCTGTTCTGCTCTAAGATTGGGATGGGAGCCCAGGGCGTAAGGCCCTTGGCTGGCTACCTGGGATGCCAGTCACATGCTCACCCCTTGCCCCAGCCCCACTCACCTGAAGGCCTTATAGATGGGTCGGTACCAACAAAGGAAGGCACAGGGGGTGAACATGATCAACCACAGGATCGAAAGGCCAAAGTCCACTCCCTTGGAGCTGTCGACTAAGAACCAGGCCAGGCAGGCAAGCAGGTTCAGAAAGAGAGTCACCGAATGCACTGGCgagggtgaggagagagaaatgagggtgaggagagagaaaTGGGCTTGTGCCAAGGGGACTGAAGGTTTCCCAGGCCCGGCAAACCACCCCTGGAGGGGATGCGAGGTCCACACAGTGAGGGCCACAGTGGAAACACAACAGGACCCTGGTCTACATGGAGGCAGGGTGAGCTCCTGGGGCAGCAGAACCAGGGACAGAACCAAGTTCGTAAAAGGTGAAGGGACAGCCTGGGTACATgaaggtgggagtggggaggcagACTCAAGGGCTGATCCACGGGGAAGAGGCCTTTCTCTCGGTGATTCTTGTCCCTGGCCCTGCATGGTGGAGGTACAGGGAGTCTTCTATTCACCCGCGCTCCTAGGAGCCGAGGGGCCTAAGGGAGGGAGGCCTTCACCCAAGGAGGACCCTTCAGGGCAACGAGCCCCACGGGAACTCTGAAGCCTCCTGCTAGGCCTGCCCTCCTCGATCTGTGGCGGGAACTGGCCCTTTCAGGGCAGGGAGTAGCCTGTGGAGGGCCAATCCTGTGGGCGGAaggcgcccccttcagcccagcacTGAGAGGCACTGGGGTCTGTAGCGAGGAGCAGTCAGACCACAGACAGGGCTTGAGCTCAGAGGGCACGGGCAGGACTCACACATCCAGAGATAGTAGAGCATCTTGCATATCCGCTGGTAGTCGGCAGGGATCTCGACGGAGAAATCCTGATAGAAGCAGGGCTTGACAGGGCACCAGAAGGGCAGGGGTGGCCAGttgttctctctcactgtgtgcaaAGAGGCAATGAGGTAAGGCCTTGGCTTCTGCAGTGGCTTGCTGGAGGCACACTCTGGTACTTTATGGGCCAAACCAGGGCTCCCAGAAGGGCACCGGCAAGTGAGGCTCAGGGGTCTCTATGGGGGGAGTGGGTGATGGGCCAAAGTGTGATGGGGCACGGAAACCCACAAGCCCACTCTAAGATAATGGATCCCAAATGCCCTGGGAAACAGAGCAAAATGGCCTAAGTGGTTACTTTTATGAGCTACCAGCCCGTAAGCACCAGGGGTCATCATCATGAAGATGAGAGGGAAGCACATGCAGGAGCAGGGCCTCTACTCTAGCAAGAACTTTCAGAGCTGGGGATGCCTGTGGAAATAACCTCCACCGTGGACCACACTGCCGGCCGGCCTCCCGGCCTCCACCTCCCTGCTCTCCGCACCGGCCCCAGCACCACGGAGGTGACCAAGACCCAGCAGCGCTCCAGGGCTGCCCCGGGACAGGCACGCTCAGGGCAGGCTCCTGCGCCCCACACGCTGGCCCAGAGGCTGGCCGCCTCTCTTACCATGTAAGCTGGCCACCGTGCTCTGCAGCTCCCGCTCCTTTCGCTCTAGCTCAGCTGCCTTCCTGTCCAGCTCTTCCTGCTGCCGGAGCAGGCTTGCCTGGGCTGCGGAGGCCACGGCCTGGGGGGCACAGAAGGCACGGGCAGCCAGACATGGGAGATAGAGGGGTGGTGTCAGACTCAGCAGGACGTCAGAAGGGCCTTGCCCCATGCAGGGAGAGCCAATCTCAGCCCCACGGCGTCTTGGGAACCAGAGAGCATCACAGAGACGCCAAGGTGACCTGCGTCCTATGCCTCTACACCACCTCCGTTCCCTTAGGCATTCACCAGCCTTAACCAgggctctcttctctccttcctccctgagtTGGAGCAGAGAGAACTATCCCCTGTTCTGGAATCCAGGGAAACTTCAATTACCCGTTAGGGTAACAGCAAAGGGGAAATGGCCTCACAAGAGACTAACCTGTAACCAGAAACCAGAGAGCCACACCTCATTTGAAGAGcctggagggtgtgtgtgtgaagggggcACAGTGCAAACCCACTAGCAGTGAGCACAGAGAGGAGGCACCTGAGGGAAGGCCTCGGGGATCTAGgcaccacccctccccacccccagaccctGGGAGATACCCCTGCCGCCCACCACCAATCTGTGAAGGTTACATCCCAGGACCGTCACCAGGCTTGGAGGACCTTGGAGGTCGTACAAAGTGCAGGCTTCATCCCCTGCGCGGGACAGCAAGGCCCTGGAGTGAGGAGGCATCTGGGGAGCTCTGGGAGGCTGAGCCGAGCTAGCCCCAGCAATGCAGCCCAGGGCCCCAGTCCTGCCAGGTGCGATAGGCCCTGGGGCTCGGGTCCTCATGAAGTCTACAGTCCTCAGGGAGCGGACACGAAACCGGTCATCTTGCAGGACGAGAAGCCAGGCATACGcgtacatgcatatgtatatgtgtgtgtgtgcgtacacATACAGACGCTcgctctcccactctctccaaCGAGTTCTCCGAAGAGCTAAGGCTGCCTCTGGGAGATGATCCCAGGCACTGGGGGCCAAAGCAGGCCCAGAACTGACCACGCTGGGCCATGCTGAGGGTCTCAGCTGTCCCTCCCAAGTCCAGTCAGACAACGGGAACAGCTTGGGACCCATGAGAGTCCAAAGCCTGGCTCGGGCCTTGCCCTCACTCACGTTCATCTACGCTTTGCCTACCTTCGGAAGCTTTCGCATGTAGCTGTCTCTGAGAATACTATCTCCTCCTAGTAGCATCTGCCTCTCTGAGAGCTCACTCACTGT
This window encodes:
- the ULK3 gene encoding serine/threonine-protein kinase ULK3 isoform X4, whose product is MAGPGWGPPRLDGFILTERLGSGTYATVYKAYAKKDTREVVAIKCVAKKSLNKASVENLLTEIEILKGIRHPHIVQLRDFQWDSDHIYLIMEFCAGGDLSRFIHTRRLLPEKVARVFMQQLASALQFLHEQNISHLDLKPQNILLSSLEKPHLKLADFGFAQHMSPWDEKHVLRGSPLYMAPEMVCQRQYDARVDLWSVGVILYEALFGQPPFASRSFTELEEKIRSNRVIELPLRPPLSRDCRDLLQRLLERDPNRRISFQDFFAHPWVDLEHMPSGESLARATALVVQAVKKDQDGDAAAALSLYCKALDFFVPALHYEVDAQRKEAIKAKVGEGVSQRKLAPSRDLRSLALLQPRGRLSQGGPGPPLQPPDVTAWGSHQGRGGRTWEVGAGPAEAGDLCARPAQRDGPGQTSAPRGPGSGFGCHGQGGGGWWGAGCPGPVPACPGGVAGAAGSGAHRPEAGAASHRGSEPHGSSRIPEGAGQDEGVSLGSRDPGQGGTVRVRSYLVHPAVTPEG
- the ULK3 gene encoding serine/threonine-protein kinase ULK3 isoform X1 — protein: MAGPGWGPPRLDGFILTERLGSGTYATVYKAYAKKDTREVVAIKCVAKKSLNKASVENLLTEIEILKGIRHPHIVQLRDFQWDSDHIYLIMEFCAGGDLSRFIHTRRLLPEKVARVFMQQLASALQFLHEQNISHLDLKPQNILLSSLEKPHLKLADFGFAQHMSPWDEKHVLRGSPLYMAPEMVCQRQYDARVDLWSVGVILYEALFGQPPFASRSFTELEEKIRSNRVIELPLRPPLSRDCRDLLQRLLERDPNRRISFQDFFAHPWVDLEHMPSGESLARATALVVQAVKKDQDGDAAAALSLYCKALDFFVPALHYEVDAQRKEAIKAKVGEGVSQRKLAPSRDLRSLALLQPRGRLSQGGPGPPLQPPDVTAWGSHQGRGGRTWEVGAGPAEAGDLCARPAQRDGPGQTSAPRGPGSGFGCHGQGGGGWWGAGCPGPVPACPGGVAGAAGSGAHRPEAGAASHRGSEPHGSSRIPEGAGQGRHSLRVCSVGPGPAWLPLTPGPPVCPTDEGVSLGSRDPGQGGTVRVRSYLVHPAVTPEG
- the ULK3 gene encoding serine/threonine-protein kinase ULK3 isoform X3, with translation MAGPGWGPPRLDGFILTERLGSGTYATVYKAYAKKDTREVVAIKCVAKKSLNKASVENLLTEIEILKGIRHPHIVQLRDFQWDSDHIYLIMEFCAGGDLSRFIHTRRLLPEKVARVFMQQLASALQFLHEQNISHLDLKPQNILLSSLEKPHLKLADFGFAQHMSPWDEKHVLRGSPLYMAPEMVCQRQYDARVDLWSVGVILYEALFGQPPFASRSFTELEEKIRSNRVIELPLRPPLSRDCRDLLQRLLERDPNRRISFQDFFAHPWVDLEHMPSGESLARATALVVQAVKKDQDGDAAAALSLYCKALDFFVPALHYEVDAQRKEAIKAKVGEGVSQRKLAPSRDLRSLALLQPRGRLSQGGPGPPLQPPDVTAWGSHQGRGGRTWEALLRQGTSAQDLLREMARDKPRLLAALEVASAAMAKEEEAGGEQDALDLYQRALGELLVLLAAEPTGRRRELLHTEVQNLMARAEYLKEQVKAVTHSGSARWGLGPPGCPSPLGRLYVPQMRESRWAAETLDKEGLSESVRTSCTLQ
- the ULK3 gene encoding serine/threonine-protein kinase ULK3 isoform X10 yields the protein MAGPGWGPPRLDGFILTERLGSGTYATVYKAYAKKDTREVVAIKCVAKKSLNKASVENLLTEIEILKGIRHPHIVQLRDFQWDSDHIYLIMEFCAGGDLSRFIHTRRLLPEKVARVFMQQLASALQFLHEQNISHLDLKPQNILLSSLEKPHLKLADFGFAQHMSPWDEKHVLRGSPLYMAPEMVCQRQYDARVDLWSVGVILYEALFGQPPFASRSFTELEEKIRSNRVIELPLRPPLSRDCRDLLQRLLERDPNRRISFQDFFAHPWVDLEHMPSGESLARATALVVQAVKKDQDGDAAAALSLYCKALDFFVPALHYEVDAQRKEAIKAKVGEGVSQRKLAPSRDLRSLALLQPRGRLSQGGPGPPLQPPDVTAWGSHQGRGGRTWEEGRQRGGGSLR